One window of Inquilinus sp. Marseille-Q2685 genomic DNA carries:
- a CDS encoding adenylate/guanylate cyclase domain-containing protein: MAVADGGRDVAEWLVAEGRLLTDPVALVDAFCRRLIAAGVPLQRVRIGQSITHPLLSAWGVVWTAAKGGEEYVIDRKVLATSTFVGSPFEAVIRSRRPLRRRLDGLGPDDHGVFHELAAAGGTDYVAVPIVYGNDTVQVASFVTDRPGGFGDDEAALLERLRHPLAAALEPTAMRRSAASLLRTYLGVGPADRVAEGAIRRGDVVAVEAAILFVDMRGFTALSERLTSAAVLAVLDRYFETVAQAIVDRDGDVLKFLGDGVLAIFPVEQAGSAQAACDAAVGAVRAIRDGLATGPDPVAFAAALHLGPVLYGNIGSPDRLDFTVLGPAVNLTSRLEGLAKQFDRPTVCSDPFRQAWAGTTEPLGAHPIRGLAEPQPVFAIEA; this comes from the coding sequence ATGGCGGTGGCGGACGGCGGCAGGGACGTCGCGGAGTGGCTGGTCGCCGAGGGCCGGCTGCTGACCGACCCGGTGGCGCTGGTCGACGCGTTCTGCCGCCGCCTGATCGCCGCCGGCGTGCCGCTGCAGCGGGTGCGGATCGGCCAGAGCATCACCCACCCGCTGCTGAGCGCCTGGGGCGTGGTATGGACCGCGGCCAAGGGCGGCGAGGAATACGTCATCGACCGCAAGGTGCTGGCGACCAGCACCTTCGTCGGCAGCCCGTTCGAGGCGGTGATCCGCAGCCGCCGGCCGCTGCGCCGCCGCCTGGACGGGCTGGGCCCGGACGACCACGGCGTGTTCCATGAGCTGGCGGCGGCCGGCGGCACCGACTACGTCGCCGTGCCGATCGTCTACGGCAACGACACGGTGCAGGTGGCGAGCTTCGTCACCGACCGGCCGGGCGGCTTCGGCGACGACGAGGCGGCGCTGCTGGAGCGGCTGCGCCATCCGCTGGCGGCGGCGCTGGAGCCGACCGCGATGCGCCGCTCCGCCGCCAGCCTGCTGCGCACCTATCTGGGCGTCGGCCCGGCCGACCGGGTGGCGGAAGGCGCGATCCGCCGCGGCGACGTCGTCGCCGTCGAGGCGGCGATCCTGTTCGTCGACATGCGCGGCTTCACCGCCCTGTCCGAGCGCCTGACCTCGGCCGCCGTGCTGGCGGTGCTGGACCGCTATTTCGAGACCGTCGCCCAGGCCATCGTGGACCGCGACGGCGACGTGCTGAAATTCCTCGGCGACGGCGTGCTGGCGATCTTTCCGGTCGAGCAGGCCGGGAGCGCGCAGGCCGCCTGCGACGCCGCGGTCGGCGCGGTGCGGGCGATCCGTGACGGCCTGGCCACCGGGCCCGACCCCGTGGCCTTCGCCGCGGCACTGCATCTCGGGCCGGTGCTGTACGGCAACATCGGCAGCCCTGACCGGCTGGACTTCACCGTGCTGGGGCCGGCGGTCAACCTGACCAGCCGGCTGGAAGGCCTGGCCAAGCAGTTCGACCGGCCGACCGTGTGCTCCGACCCGTTCCGGCAGGCCTGGGCGGGAACCACGGAGCCGCTGGGGGCGCATCCGATCCGCGGCCTGGCGGAGCCGCAGCCGGTCTTCGCGATCGAGGCCTGA
- a CDS encoding YqjD family protein: MATRNLDQELDTLRADLGKIREDIAALTRTLGDAAAAEVKAGGARLNEAAHAAKERAQRLADSARAQGEEGIAALEHRIEQNPITSVLVAFGVGLVIGKLLDR, encoded by the coding sequence ATGGCCACGCGGAACCTGGATCAGGAGCTTGATACGCTGCGCGCCGATCTCGGCAAGATCCGTGAGGACATCGCGGCGCTGACCCGCACCCTGGGCGACGCCGCCGCGGCCGAGGTCAAGGCCGGCGGCGCCCGGCTGAACGAGGCGGCCCACGCCGCCAAGGAGCGCGCCCAGCGCCTCGCCGACAGCGCCCGCGCCCAGGGCGAGGAGGGGATCGCCGCGCTGGAGCACCGGATCGAGCAGAACCCCATCACCAGCGTCCTCGTCGCCTTCGGCGTCGGCCTCGTCATCGGCAAGCTGCTGGACCGCTGA
- a CDS encoding RNA-binding S4 domain-containing protein, protein MAERGAEREETERPRLDKWLWQARFFKTRSLAAKVCAAGGIRIDGVPTQKAHAAIRPGQVLTFVQGRHIRVIEVVSLAERRGPASEAQTLYRDLQPPTPEAALPPSGGPRPTGRDRRSLPPKGGSD, encoded by the coding sequence ATGGCTGAGCGGGGGGCTGAGCGCGAGGAGACCGAGCGGCCGCGACTCGACAAGTGGCTGTGGCAGGCGCGCTTCTTCAAGACCCGCAGCCTGGCCGCCAAGGTTTGTGCCGCCGGCGGCATCCGCATCGACGGCGTCCCGACCCAGAAGGCGCATGCGGCAATCCGCCCCGGCCAGGTGCTGACCTTCGTCCAGGGCCGGCACATCCGGGTGATCGAGGTGGTGTCGCTGGCCGAGCGCCGCGGCCCGGCCAGCGAGGCGCAGACCCTCTACCGCGACCTGCAGCCGCCGACGCCCGAGGCGGCGCTGCCCCCGTCCGGCGGCCCCCGGCCGACCGGCCGCGACCGCCGGTCCCTTCCGCCGAAGGGCGGCAGCGACTAA
- a CDS encoding nuclear transport factor 2 family protein, translating into MTTGPDLTDARLKVIDAYFRRADDRDPAWLDLFTEDVELFFPKFGLARGKAAVAEFAARLAAELESLQHDIPGLRKIVAGDTVVVEGKEGGVTRAGLRWPDGVVSQGRFCDVFDFDGTLIRSVHIYVDPDFTSADRDRIRILRGDAAAGGTARGALERYIAAMRSDASPEAVASLFTEDADWDIPGAVDRVPWIGRRSGRAGVADFVRALWEGIEPIRFDVTAIAAEGDRAFAAGALESRAKRTGRIMRSDFTIDVAVRDGLISRFRLLEDSFAVAEAVA; encoded by the coding sequence ATGACGACCGGCCCCGACCTGACCGATGCCCGGCTGAAGGTGATCGACGCCTATTTCCGCCGGGCGGACGACCGCGACCCGGCCTGGCTCGACCTGTTTACCGAGGATGTGGAGCTGTTCTTCCCGAAATTCGGCCTGGCCCGCGGCAAGGCGGCGGTGGCCGAATTCGCCGCCCGGCTGGCGGCCGAGCTGGAGAGCCTGCAGCACGACATCCCCGGGCTGCGCAAAATCGTCGCCGGCGACACCGTCGTGGTCGAAGGCAAGGAAGGCGGCGTCACCCGCGCCGGGCTGCGCTGGCCGGACGGGGTGGTGTCGCAGGGCCGGTTCTGCGACGTGTTCGACTTCGACGGCACGCTGATCCGCAGCGTCCACATCTATGTCGACCCGGACTTCACCAGCGCCGACCGCGACCGCATCCGCATCCTGCGCGGCGATGCGGCGGCCGGCGGCACGGCCCGGGGGGCGCTCGAGCGCTACATCGCGGCGATGCGCTCGGACGCGTCGCCGGAGGCGGTGGCCTCGCTGTTCACCGAGGACGCCGACTGGGATATCCCCGGCGCGGTCGACCGCGTGCCCTGGATCGGGCGCCGCAGCGGCCGGGCGGGCGTCGCCGATTTCGTCCGCGCCCTGTGGGAGGGGATCGAGCCGATCCGCTTCGACGTCACCGCCATCGCCGCCGAGGGCGACCGCGCCTTCGCCGCCGGCGCGCTGGAATCGCGGGCGAAGCGCACCGGGCGGATCATGCGCAGCGACTTCACCATCGACGTCGCCGTGCGCGATGGTCTGATCTCCCGCTTCCGGCTGCTCGAGGACAGCTTCGCGGTGGCCGAGGCCGTTGCCTGA
- a CDS encoding histone deacetylase family protein, translating to MLTIYSEDHRLQHGKVELTGGHFIPVVEKPERAETILARIKAVGLGEVRAPERFGTDPIARVHDRGFIRFLETAWDEWVAEHGEIDALPTNWAVRNMRQVVPSSIDGRLGYYASDCGTPITAGTWRAALSSVDVALTGAKLVAADGRPVFSLCRPPGHHASTDVYCGYCFFNNAAVAAQWFRDNGAARVAVLDIDYHHGNGTQEIFWRRDDVLFVSLHADPNVEYPYYLGYAEERGEGPGEGYTLNLPMPFGTTWDRYREALDAALARIRDYGPDAVVLSFGADTFQEDPISRFKLNSDDFTRMGEILGRGLGVPTLTVMEGGYAVDALGVNVANLLQALEGAAR from the coding sequence ATGCTGACGATCTATTCCGAGGACCATCGGCTGCAGCACGGCAAGGTGGAGCTGACCGGCGGCCATTTCATCCCGGTGGTGGAGAAGCCCGAGCGGGCCGAGACCATCCTGGCGCGGATCAAGGCCGTCGGCCTGGGCGAGGTGCGGGCGCCGGAGCGCTTCGGCACCGACCCGATCGCCCGGGTGCACGACCGCGGCTTCATCCGCTTCCTGGAGACCGCCTGGGACGAATGGGTCGCCGAGCACGGCGAGATCGACGCGCTGCCGACCAACTGGGCGGTGCGCAACATGCGCCAGGTCGTGCCCAGCTCGATCGACGGCCGCCTCGGCTACTACGCCAGCGACTGCGGCACCCCGATCACCGCCGGCACCTGGCGCGCGGCGCTGAGCTCGGTCGACGTCGCCCTGACCGGGGCGAAACTGGTGGCGGCCGACGGCAGGCCGGTGTTCTCGCTGTGCCGGCCGCCCGGGCACCACGCCTCGACCGACGTCTATTGCGGCTACTGCTTCTTCAACAACGCCGCGGTGGCGGCGCAGTGGTTCCGCGACAACGGCGCCGCCCGGGTGGCGGTGCTGGACATCGACTACCACCACGGCAACGGCACGCAGGAGATCTTCTGGCGCCGCGACGACGTGCTGTTCGTGTCGCTGCACGCCGACCCGAATGTCGAATACCCCTACTATCTCGGCTATGCCGAGGAGCGCGGCGAGGGCCCCGGCGAGGGCTACACCCTGAACCTGCCGATGCCGTTCGGCACGACCTGGGACCGCTACCGCGAGGCGCTGGACGCCGCCCTGGCGCGGATCCGCGACTACGGCCCGGACGCGGTGGTGCTGTCCTTCGGCGCCGACACCTTCCAGGAGGACCCGATCTCGCGCTTCAAGCTGAACAGCGACGACTTCACCCGCATGGGCGAGATCCTGGGCCGCGGCCTGGGCGTGCCGACCCTGACGGTGATGGAGGGCGGCTACGCCGTCGACGCGCTGGGCGTCAACGTCGCCAACCTGCTGCAGGCGCTGGAGGGAGCCGCCCGCTAG
- a CDS encoding TetR/AcrR family transcriptional regulator, producing the protein MATRGRPRSFDRDAALRRAIEVFWAKGYEGAQLVDLTAAMGINPPSFYAAFGSKEALFREALDQYLATDGAGSMQALETGATARESILGMLTASAGIALASPGARGCMLILGLVNGLPENDGLRLHLAGLRRETIERIRRRLRRGVEDGDLPAGTDIDGLATFFGTVMQGLSLQARDGASREELTAAALAAAKVLD; encoded by the coding sequence ATGGCGACGCGGGGCCGGCCGCGCAGCTTCGACCGCGACGCGGCGTTGCGGCGGGCGATCGAGGTGTTCTGGGCCAAGGGCTACGAGGGAGCGCAGCTGGTCGACCTGACCGCGGCGATGGGCATCAACCCGCCCAGCTTCTACGCCGCCTTCGGCTCGAAGGAGGCGTTGTTCCGGGAGGCGCTCGACCAGTACCTGGCGACCGACGGCGCCGGCAGCATGCAGGCGCTGGAGACGGGCGCGACCGCGCGCGAGTCGATCCTCGGCATGCTGACGGCGAGCGCCGGCATCGCCCTGGCCTCGCCCGGGGCCCGCGGCTGCATGCTGATCCTGGGCCTGGTCAACGGCCTGCCGGAGAACGATGGGCTGCGCCTCCATCTCGCCGGGCTGCGGCGCGAGACCATCGAGCGGATCCGCCGGCGGCTGCGGCGCGGCGTCGAGGACGGCGACCTGCCGGCCGGGACCGACATCGACGGCCTCGCCACCTTCTTCGGCACGGTGATGCAGGGCCTGTCGCTGCAGGCCCGCGACGGCGCGTCCCGCGAGGAGCTGACGGCCGCAGCCCTGGCCGCGGCGAAGGTCCTGGATTGA
- a CDS encoding potassium/proton antiporter — MIEAMNLAILVAAGLIALSVFTSLISFRVGAPLLLVFLAVGLGAGEDGIGGIHFDDAPAAYFIGSVALALILFDSGFETRLQSLRAAAAPALTLATAGVLITTGLVAVAARQAFGFGWYESLLTGAIVSSTDAAAVFFLLRVGGITLRDRMRSTLEIESGSNDPIAIFLTLALVEAARLGTGAETLTWSLATAFALQASIGIVFGLAGGFLIVRVINRVSLDPGLYPVIVLSLALLIFAATGMLEGSGFVAVYVAGLVAGNATLRAAALIRRFQSGMTWLAQIGMFLPLGLLATPSQFPAVALPALAVALALTFVARPIAVWLCLLPYGFSRNETTFVAWVGLRGAVSILLAILPLIAQLPDGRTMFNGVFLVVIVSLLLQGWTIRPLAKWLGLIVPPRIGPVDRVELELPGRANHELVVYRIAAQSPVARGERIPRWARPALIVRDGQSVDIHHAGRLQTGDQVYIFTPPQQVRLLDRLFATPARLAEDDRDFFGDFTLHAEAPLAEVAESYGFALPDPAETRTIGAFLQDGFGGRVEVGDRLPVGGVELIVRAVDDENEVTEVGLALEPSRGAQPKLPVFQNLSEIAAWVRGRLRERRARRSPPAAPVTEPPPADETAPAGRPE; from the coding sequence ATGATCGAGGCGATGAACCTCGCCATTCTCGTCGCGGCGGGACTCATTGCGCTCAGCGTCTTCACCAGCCTGATCTCCTTCCGGGTCGGCGCCCCCCTGCTGCTGGTGTTCCTCGCGGTCGGCCTCGGCGCCGGCGAGGACGGCATCGGCGGGATCCATTTCGACGATGCGCCCGCGGCCTATTTCATCGGCAGCGTCGCCCTGGCCCTGATCCTGTTCGACAGCGGCTTCGAGACGCGGCTGCAGAGCCTGCGCGCAGCCGCCGCCCCGGCCCTGACCCTGGCCACGGCCGGGGTGCTGATCACCACCGGCCTGGTCGCCGTCGCCGCCCGCCAGGCCTTCGGCTTCGGCTGGTACGAATCGCTGCTGACCGGCGCCATCGTCAGCTCGACCGACGCGGCCGCGGTGTTCTTCCTGCTGCGGGTCGGCGGCATCACCCTGCGCGACCGCATGCGCTCGACCCTCGAGATCGAATCCGGCAGCAACGACCCGATCGCGATCTTCCTGACGCTGGCGCTGGTCGAGGCGGCGCGCCTGGGCACCGGGGCGGAGACCCTGACCTGGTCGCTGGCCACGGCCTTCGCGCTGCAGGCCAGCATCGGCATCGTCTTCGGCCTGGCCGGCGGCTTCCTGATCGTGCGGGTGATCAACCGGGTCAGCCTCGACCCCGGCCTGTACCCGGTGATCGTGCTGAGCCTCGCCCTGCTGATCTTCGCCGCCACCGGCATGCTGGAGGGATCAGGCTTCGTCGCCGTCTACGTCGCCGGCCTGGTCGCCGGCAACGCCACGCTGCGGGCCGCCGCCCTGATCCGGCGGTTCCAGAGCGGCATGACCTGGCTGGCGCAGATCGGCATGTTCCTGCCCCTCGGCCTGCTGGCCACGCCGTCGCAGTTCCCCGCCGTGGCCCTGCCGGCACTGGCCGTGGCCCTGGCGCTGACCTTCGTGGCCCGGCCGATCGCGGTGTGGCTGTGCCTGCTGCCCTACGGCTTCTCGCGCAACGAGACCACCTTCGTCGCCTGGGTGGGCTTGCGCGGCGCGGTGTCGATCCTGCTGGCCATCCTGCCGCTGATCGCGCAGCTGCCGGACGGGCGGACGATGTTCAACGGCGTCTTCCTGGTGGTGATCGTCTCGCTGCTGCTGCAGGGCTGGACCATCCGGCCGCTGGCCAAGTGGCTGGGCCTGATCGTGCCGCCGCGGATCGGCCCGGTCGACCGCGTGGAGCTGGAGCTGCCGGGCCGCGCCAACCACGAGCTGGTGGTGTACCGCATCGCGGCGCAGAGCCCGGTGGCACGCGGCGAGCGCATCCCGCGCTGGGCCCGGCCGGCGCTGATCGTGCGCGACGGCCAGTCGGTCGACATCCACCATGCCGGCCGGCTGCAGACCGGCGACCAGGTCTATATCTTCACCCCGCCGCAGCAGGTGCGCCTGCTGGACCGGCTGTTCGCCACCCCGGCCCGGCTGGCCGAGGACGACCGCGACTTCTTCGGCGACTTCACCCTGCACGCCGAGGCGCCGCTGGCCGAAGTGGCGGAGAGCTACGGCTTCGCCCTGCCCGACCCGGCCGAGACCCGGACGATCGGCGCCTTCCTGCAGGACGGCTTCGGCGGCCGGGTCGAGGTCGGCGACCGGCTGCCGGTGGGCGGGGTCGAGCTGATCGTCCGCGCCGTCGACGACGAGAACGAGGTGACCGAGGTCGGGCTGGCGCTGGAGCCGAGCCGCGGCGCCCAGCCGAAGCTGCCGGTGTTCCAGAACCTGTCGGAGATCGCCGCCTGGGTCCGCGGCCGGCTGCGCGAGCGCCGCGCCCGGCGGTCGCCGCCGGCGGCCCCGGTGACGGAGCCGCCCCCGGCGGACGAGACGGCGCCGGCCGGCCGGCCCGAATAG
- a CDS encoding phospholipid-binding protein MlaC — protein MIDRRTVLTAGAMATASLLLAGLTRPASAQADGAADFIDGMAKRAIGILQAGGAATAQGKAEFTRILNQGFDLPTIGRFVLGRYWNSATPQQQQEYMDLFERMIVETYSRRFQNYQGETLVVKGTRAVGGSDTLVATEIRQKDGPPIQVDWRVRPAGGGYKGGGVLVAPVSMSVTQRDEFASVIAPNGGSLDGLLQAVRQRAGG, from the coding sequence ATGATCGACAGACGGACGGTGCTGACCGCGGGCGCCATGGCGACGGCTTCGCTGCTGCTGGCGGGGCTGACGCGACCGGCCTCGGCCCAGGCCGACGGGGCCGCGGACTTCATCGACGGCATGGCCAAGCGGGCGATCGGCATCCTCCAGGCCGGCGGCGCCGCGACGGCGCAGGGCAAGGCCGAGTTCACCCGGATCCTGAACCAGGGCTTCGACCTGCCGACCATCGGCCGCTTCGTGCTGGGCCGCTACTGGAACAGCGCCACCCCGCAGCAGCAGCAGGAATATATGGACCTGTTCGAGCGGATGATCGTCGAGACCTATTCCCGGCGGTTCCAGAACTACCAGGGCGAGACCCTGGTGGTGAAGGGCACCCGCGCGGTCGGCGGCAGCGACACCCTGGTCGCGACCGAGATCCGGCAGAAGGACGGGCCGCCGATCCAGGTCGACTGGCGGGTGCGCCCGGCCGGTGGCGGCTACAAGGGGGGGGGCGTCCTCGTCGCCCCGGTCAGCATGAGCGTGACCCAGCGCGACGAGTTCGCCTCGGTGATCGCCCCGAACGGCGGCAGCCTCGACGGGCTGCTGCAGGCGGTGCGCCAGCGGGCCGGCGGCTGA
- a CDS encoding sensor histidine kinase, with protein sequence MNLLSRLFLLVALAVVPGIALQGYNEYALRIARTNEIQDDAIRLANVAAGAQFRIVDGVRQLLAAMARVPAIREGQGGRCTEVVDDLRSEVPSLNAIAVVDAEGNLLCGANHTAAISTSVGHQGFFQRAREIRGFAVGGFATTDAVGEKVLHVAYPIFDGDSFQGAVVAALSVDAMAAAINIDTESRNAVIMITDRAGVVMSRLPGPDGPWVGKQLPNKFLDLLASPQAGSVSSGAIDDTRRIYGYVPMRSEELDLFVLVGIDQAAAFATINAATQRGIALIVAGLLVSLAAAGIGGRLFLLRPIDRLLAATRDWQRGRLDARVRLRHGRDEFGRLATAFDAMADKIEENLKQKDLLLREINHRVMNSFQLLSSLFGLQARRAQTPEAKHALAEANDRIQALAIVHRRLYANVSVDRVEVKDYLTGLCEDLSRALLPENGGISILVEAAPAELPPSRIVPIGLIVNELVTNAVKYAFPDRREGRVEIRFQPRAEDGWRLEVADNGVGLPEGKMPANGSGLGMMVLQAQVRQLDAAIEIDSGPAGSRFTIDIPAQRDPEA encoded by the coding sequence ATGAACCTGTTGTCGCGCCTGTTCCTGCTGGTCGCCCTCGCCGTCGTGCCCGGCATCGCGCTGCAGGGCTACAACGAGTACGCGCTGCGCATCGCCCGCACCAACGAGATCCAGGACGACGCGATCCGCCTGGCCAACGTCGCCGCCGGGGCGCAGTTCCGCATCGTCGACGGGGTCCGCCAGCTGCTCGCGGCCATGGCCCGGGTGCCGGCGATCCGCGAGGGCCAGGGCGGCCGCTGCACCGAGGTGGTGGACGATCTGCGGTCGGAGGTGCCGAGCCTGAACGCCATCGCCGTGGTCGACGCCGAGGGCAACCTCCTGTGCGGTGCCAACCACACCGCCGCGATCTCGACCTCGGTCGGCCATCAGGGCTTCTTCCAGCGCGCGCGGGAGATCCGCGGCTTCGCCGTCGGCGGCTTCGCCACCACCGACGCGGTCGGCGAGAAGGTGCTGCACGTCGCCTATCCGATCTTCGACGGCGACAGCTTCCAGGGCGCCGTGGTGGCGGCGCTCAGCGTCGACGCCATGGCCGCGGCGATCAACATCGACACCGAATCGCGCAACGCGGTGATCATGATCACCGATCGCGCCGGGGTGGTGATGTCGCGCCTGCCCGGGCCGGACGGGCCCTGGGTGGGCAAGCAACTGCCGAACAAGTTCCTCGACCTCCTGGCGTCGCCGCAGGCCGGGTCGGTCAGCAGCGGCGCGATCGACGACACCAGGCGCATCTACGGCTACGTGCCGATGCGGTCGGAGGAGCTGGACCTGTTCGTGCTGGTCGGCATCGACCAGGCGGCGGCCTTCGCCACCATCAACGCCGCGACCCAGCGCGGCATCGCCCTGATCGTCGCTGGCCTCCTGGTCTCGCTCGCCGCCGCCGGCATCGGCGGCCGGCTGTTCCTGCTGCGGCCGATCGACCGGCTCCTGGCCGCCACCCGCGACTGGCAGCGCGGCCGGCTCGACGCCCGCGTCCGGCTGCGCCACGGACGCGATGAATTCGGCCGCCTGGCCACCGCCTTCGACGCCATGGCCGACAAGATCGAGGAGAACCTGAAGCAGAAGGACCTGCTGCTGCGCGAGATCAACCACCGGGTGATGAACAGCTTCCAGCTGCTGTCCAGCCTGTTCGGGCTGCAGGCTCGCCGGGCGCAGACTCCGGAGGCGAAGCACGCCCTGGCCGAGGCGAACGATCGGATCCAGGCGCTGGCCATTGTCCACCGCCGGCTCTACGCCAATGTCTCGGTCGACCGGGTCGAGGTGAAGGACTACCTGACCGGGCTGTGCGAGGACCTGTCGCGGGCCCTCCTGCCGGAGAACGGCGGCATCTCGATCCTGGTCGAGGCGGCGCCGGCCGAGCTGCCGCCGTCGCGGATCGTGCCGATCGGGCTGATCGTCAACGAGCTGGTCACCAATGCGGTGAAATACGCCTTTCCCGACCGCCGCGAGGGGCGGGTGGAGATCCGGTTCCAGCCGCGGGCGGAGGACGGCTGGCGGCTCGAGGTGGCCGACAACGGCGTCGGCCTGCCGGAGGGCAAGATGCCGGCGAACGGCAGCGGCCTCGGCATGATGGTGCTGCAGGCCCAGGTGCGCCAGCTCGACGCCGCCATCGAGATCGACAGCGGGCCTGCCGGAAGCCGCTTCACCATCGACATCCCGGCCCAGCGCGACCCGGAGGCGTGA
- the fdxA gene encoding ferredoxin FdxA, producing the protein MAYVVGEACIKCKYTDCVEVCPVDCFYEGENMLVIHPDECIDCGVCEPECPAEAIKPDTEAEAAEKWGELNREYSAIWPNITRKKDAPEDADSWKEVANKFAEHFSPNPGEGN; encoded by the coding sequence ATGGCCTATGTGGTGGGTGAAGCTTGCATCAAGTGCAAGTACACGGATTGCGTCGAAGTCTGCCCCGTGGATTGCTTCTACGAGGGTGAGAACATGCTGGTCATCCACCCGGACGAATGCATCGACTGCGGCGTTTGTGAGCCGGAGTGCCCGGCCGAGGCGATCAAGCCGGACACCGAGGCCGAGGCCGCGGAAAAATGGGGTGAGCTGAATCGCGAATACTCCGCGATCTGGCCGAACATCACGCGCAAGAAGGACGCCCCTGAGGACGCCGACTCCTGGAAGGAGGTCGCGAACAAATTCGCCGAGCATTTCAGCCCGAATCCGGGCGAAGGCAATTGA
- a CDS encoding CarD family transcriptional regulator, translating to MAQELEYDVGDYVVYPAHGVGRIEALETHSISGMTVQLYAISFEKERMTLKVPVGKAKKSGLRKLSSKDRIKTALETLTGRSRVRRTMWSRRAQEYEAKINSGDPVSIAEVVRDLHRATDQPEQSYSERQIYQAALERLARELAAVEKIDEVKATQKLEQVLKKAA from the coding sequence ATGGCTCAGGAACTTGAGTACGACGTCGGCGACTACGTTGTGTACCCGGCGCATGGCGTCGGCCGCATCGAGGCGCTCGAGACGCACAGCATCAGCGGCATGACCGTGCAGCTGTATGCCATCAGCTTCGAGAAGGAGCGGATGACGCTCAAGGTTCCTGTCGGCAAGGCCAAGAAGTCGGGCCTGCGCAAGCTGTCGTCGAAGGACCGGATCAAGACCGCGCTGGAGACCCTGACCGGGCGCAGCCGCGTGCGCCGCACGATGTGGAGCCGCCGGGCCCAGGAATACGAGGCCAAGATCAACTCCGGCGACCCGGTGTCGATCGCCGAGGTGGTGCGCGACCTGCACCGCGCCACCGACCAGCCGGAGCAGTCCTACAGCGAGCGCCAGATCTACCAGGCGGCGCTGGAGCGCCTGGCGCGCGAGCTGGCCGCGGTCGAGAAGATCGACGAGGTCAAGGCGACCCAGAAGCTGGAGCAGGTGCTGAAGAAGGCGGCCTGA
- a CDS encoding tetratricopeptide repeat protein — MSGELGWEQRMADLWAAFDSLDPAGFLARVEALAAERPPGDAAALFERASAHDSTGHEARAEELYRQALAAGLTGLRRRRAVIQLASTLRNLGRADEGVALLAAERDAGSDELDDAVAAFLALALADTGREREAAALALAALARHLPRYNRSLANYAKALAERP, encoded by the coding sequence ATGAGCGGCGAACTCGGCTGGGAGCAGCGGATGGCGGATCTCTGGGCCGCCTTCGACTCCCTCGACCCGGCCGGTTTCCTGGCCCGGGTCGAGGCCCTGGCTGCCGAACGCCCGCCGGGCGATGCGGCCGCGCTGTTCGAACGCGCTTCGGCGCATGATTCGACCGGCCATGAGGCGCGGGCGGAGGAGCTGTACCGCCAGGCCCTGGCGGCCGGCCTGACCGGCCTGCGCCGCCGCCGTGCCGTGATTCAGCTGGCCAGCACGCTGCGCAACCTGGGCCGGGCGGATGAGGGCGTGGCGCTGCTGGCCGCCGAGCGCGACGCCGGCTCCGACGAGCTCGACGATGCGGTCGCCGCCTTCCTGGCCCTGGCGCTGGCCGACACCGGGCGCGAGCGGGAGGCGGCGGCGCTGGCCCTCGCCGCCCTGGCCCGCCACCTGCCGCGCTACAACCGGTCGCTGGCGAACTACGCCAAGGCCTTGGCCGAACGGCCCTAG
- a CDS encoding TerB family tellurite resistance protein: MLNHILDWARGDARPVPQDGTLRRAVAALLTEAARVDDSLDEPERERIQALLAWRFRLGPFEAAQLGTDAERASDGAVSWHALTHAIREHCDEPARIRIVEMLWDVILADGKVDDLEANLMRRVAALLFVSDADSGAARRRVLARNGAAAAANGDPE; this comes from the coding sequence ATGCTGAACCATATTCTCGACTGGGCCCGCGGCGATGCCCGGCCGGTCCCGCAGGACGGCACGCTGCGCCGCGCCGTCGCCGCGCTGCTGACCGAAGCCGCCAGGGTCGACGATTCGCTGGACGAGCCGGAGCGCGAGCGCATCCAGGCCCTCCTGGCCTGGCGCTTCCGGCTGGGCCCCTTCGAGGCGGCGCAGCTCGGCACCGATGCCGAACGGGCCAGCGACGGCGCTGTCTCCTGGCATGCTTTGACCCACGCCATCCGCGAGCATTGCGACGAGCCCGCGCGCATCCGCATTGTGGAAATGCTGTGGGATGTCATCCTCGCGGATGGTAAAGTCGACGACCTCGAAGCCAATCTGATGCGGCGAGTCGCAGCGCTTCTATTCGTCTCGGATGCGGATAGCGGCGCTGCCCGCCGCCGCGTGCTTGCCCGCAACGGCGCCGCGGCGGCCGCCAATGGAGACCCGGAGTAA